A window of Kribbella voronezhensis genomic DNA:
TGAACGCAAGCAGGCGGCCGCCGCGTTTCTCGCCTTCCTGGCGCGGCCGGAGAACTCGGCCTGGTGGACGACGCAGACCGGGTACCTGCCGGTGGTGAACGCGGCGCGGGAGGACCCGGCACTGAAGAAGCTGATCGCCGACGAGCCCAACTACGGGGTCGCGATCGAGCAACTGACGAATGCCCGCAAGCAGGACGCGATCCGGCTCTTCGGGCGGAACTCCAATGTGGTCATCTACACGGGGCTGCAGCAGATCTACGCCGACAACGCGTCGCCGCGCAAGGTGTTCGGCGCGGTCGCGCGGCGGCTCGAGGCGATCGGCGACGAGGTCCGGCGCCAGTACGAGGAGAAGGTGCTTTGATCATCACCGGCCATCGCGGCGCGCTCGGAACCGAGCCGGAGAACACGCTGCGATCCTTCCGTCGCGCGGTCGCCGACGGCTGCGACGAGATCGAGCTCGATCTGCGGGTCAGCGCGGACGGCGAACTGGTGGTGATCCACGACGCCACCGTCAACCGCACGACCGACGGCATCGGCTCGGTCGAGGAGCTCACCCTTGCTCAGTTGCGTGCGCTGGATGCGGGCCTCGGCGAGGTGATTCCCACCTGGGCCGAGACGGTCGCCGCGGTACCGATCCGTTTCCAGGCGGAGATCAAGGCGCCTGCCGCGGTTCCTCTCCTGGTCGAGTCGCTCGAAGCCGACCCGGACCTGGCCGCCCGCACCCTGATCACCTCGTCGCAGTCGGAGGTCCTGCTCGCCGTACGCCGCCTGCGCCCCACCGCCGACACGGGTCTCATCCTCGGCCGCACTCCACCCATCCCCGACGTCATCACCCTCTGCCAGGACGCCCAGGCCACCACCGCCCTCTGCGGTATCAAAGGCCTCACCCCCGAAGGCGTGGCCACCCTGCACGCCCACGGCCTGACCGTCACCGCCTGGCCCGTCCCCGACCCCGACACGCTCACCCGTGCCATCGCCCTAGGCGTGGACGGCATCACCACAGACCACCCCGACCGTCTACTGGCTCCCACCCACACCTAGCTCCCGTCTTGATGTGCAAAATTGTTCTTACATAGACGACAAATGTGTGATTGCCTTGGAGTATGAGCATCAGCATCGGTGTGGTCGGCGCCGGCCAATTCGCCCCTTCGTTCCTGCGGTTGTGGACCGCGCACCCGGACGTCTCGTCGGTCAGGCTGACCGACGTGCTGCCGGATCGGACCGCCGAGATGGCAGCCCAGCAAGGCATCGCGGTCACCTACCAGTCGTTCGAGGAGATGCTCGAGTCCGACGTCGACGCGGTCGCGATCTTCACGCAGCGCTGGTTCCACGGCGAGATGGCGATCCGCGCGCTGGAAGCCGGCAAGCACGTGTACTCGACCGTCCCGATGGCGATCGAGGCCGACCAGATCGCCCGCATCATCGAGCTGGTCAAGGAGACCGGCCTGACGTACATGATGGGCGAGACGAGCTACTACTACCCGTCCTCGGTCTACTGCCGCGACAAGCTCGCCAAGGGTGAGTTCGGCCGGGTCTTCTACTGCGAGGGCGACTACGTCCACGACATGGATCTCGGCTTCTACGCGGCGTACCAGTACTCCGGTGGCGAGGACTGGAAGAAGACCGCGTCGTTCCCGCCCATGCTGTACCCGACACATGCCGTCGGCAACGTTCTGTCCGTGACGGGGCAGCACGCCACGCACGTGTCCTGCATCGGGGTGAAGGACGACCGTGGCGACGGAGTGTTCGACAAGGAGATCAGCCAGTTCGACAACGACTTCAGCAACGCGACCGCGCTGTTCAAGCTCGCCGACGGCGGCATCATGCGGACCAACGAGATGCGCCGCGTCGGCTACCCGTCGCACCTGCGCGAGTCCCGGCTACGCGTCTTCGGCACCGAGGGCAGCTTCGAGCAGCTCGCCACGACGACCGTGTGGCAGACCAAGGAGGGCGTCGAGGACATCAGCGCGCTGATGGAGACGAAGCCCAGCAGCTCGCTGGACGACGCCGACCTCGCGAATGTCGACCCGGCCCTGCGCGACGCCTTCCGCTCGGGCCTGTCACCCGTGCACGACCGCAGCCGCCTGCCTGCGGAGTACGACGGTATGCACAACGGCCACGAGGGTTCGCACCACTTCCTCGCCGACGACTTCGTCCGCGCGGTCGCCGACAAGACCCTCCCGCCGGTCAACGCCTGGGTCGCGGCCCGGTACACCCTCCCCGGCATCGTCGCCCACCAGTCCGCCCTGCAAGGCGGCGTACAGCTGGAGATTCCCGACCACGGCGACGCCCCCGCCTAACCTGTGCGCATGACTTCGACAGGGCTCACGACGTACGTCGGTCCGGCTGGTGACCACAACGACCGGGCCATGGCGGCGGTCCGGATCGTCGGCGAAGCGATGGCGCGACGACTGGGTGCCGAGCCGACAGTGATCGGTACGCCGGTGCCCAGCGATCCACAGTCGTGGGAGATCGAGCTGGAGCGGGCCCGTGGACCACTGGGCGAGCTGGCTGCCCGGATCGATGCGGTGATGGCCGACGGGCTGGTACCGGTGTCGGCCATCACCCGGTGCGCGGTGGCCCTCGCGACCCAGCCGGTCGTCGCCCGCCATCGACCGGATGCGGTCGTCGTTTGGCTCGATGCGCACGGCGACATCAACGTGCCCGGTGACACCACGACCGGCTTCCTCGGCGGGATGGCGCTGTCGGGACCGCTGGGTTGGTGGGACTCCGGCCTCGGTGCCGGTGTCGGGCACGCGGTGTTGGTGGGGTCCCGCGATCTGGACCCGTCCGAAGCGGAGCATGTGCGCTCGGGGCGGGTCGAGCTGGTCGAGGTCGGACCGGATCTCGGCGACCGGCTGGCGTCGGTGATCGCGGGGCGGCCGGTCTACTTCCATCTCGATTGCGACGTCCTCGAGCCCGGCCTGGTCCAGACCGACTACCAGGTGGCTCGTGGCCTGTCCCTGGAAGATCTCCACGCCTGTGCCGAGGCCGCCGCGCAGCACGAGGTCATCGGAGTCGAGGTCGGGGAGTTCGAGGGGGACGGCCGGGCGACGGCTGACGAGCTGATCGCCGCGCTGGATCCGCTCTTCGGTTCCTGATCAGGTCGTTGGCAGTTCACTGCGAGGGCCTTGCGGGTGGTTGGCGGCTGACATAGGAAGGACTTATGACTTCCCGCCCAGCTGTCCGTCGCTCCCGCCGCCGACTGGCGGCCGGCGTCGCGTTGTCCACGTCGCTCGCCATCGGCTCGGCCCTTGCCGGTACTGCGTCTGCTCAGCCGCCCGCCGGATCACCGGCCATCGCGGTGGCGTCTGTTGCTCAGGCGAGGCTGCCGCTCGGTCCGGCCGGCCTGCCGGAGACCAGGGACAGCCGGGTGTTGCAGTCGGGCGTCACCCTCACGACGATCGTGCGCGGTCAGGCGGATCCGAAGTCTGTCTGGACCGTCGAGGTGGCGATCCCGTCCAGTTCGCCTGATCCGGACGCCCCGGCCACCGCGATCTCCGACCGCGCGACGGCAGACGCGGCCGCCGCGCGACTGCGGGCCGCCGGACTGGAGCCACGGGTCGAGGACGTTCCGACGCCTCGACTTGCCGACGCGGGCGGCAATCTGCTGGGTTACCGGGTGCGGCTCGGATCGTTCGCGACCAAGGCCGAGGCCGAGGTGTTGCGGGCGAAGGTCGTCGCGGCCGGGCTCGGCGGGTCCAGCATCTTCACCGGCTGGGACGGTGAGCCGGACGACGTCAGCGGATCCACCGGTCCCTGGCACGTCCAGGTGCTCACCATCGACCCGAAGAAGTTCCGCGGTGGCCTCGACGCGTCGTACGGGATCGACATCGAGGCGCGCGAGACCACGAGCACGCTGGCCGCCCTGACCGGCGCGACAGCCGCGACCAACGCCGGCTTCTTCGTCCTGGATCCGAAGGCGGGCGCGCCTGGCGACCCGGCCGGCGTCGGTGTGTACGACGGTCGCCTGGTGAGCGAGCCGACCGCGGGTCGTCCCGCGCTGGTGATCCATGACAACGCCCGCGGTACGGCGGTCGAGCGCTTCCGCTGGCACGGCGAGGTCCGCGGGATCGGTCAGCCGCTTCCGCTCGACGGGCTCGACCGGGTGCCGGGGCTGATCCGCAACTGCGGTGGCACGGCCGACGACCTGCCCACCTCGAAGCCCTTGCACGACGTGACCTGCACGGACCCGGACGAACTGATCGCCTTCGACTCGGCGTACGCGGCCTCGACCCCGAGCGGACCCGGCGCAGAGGTCGTGCTCGACCGGCATGGCATGGTGACAGCAATCCGTACGACGACACGCGGCGGCGCGATCCCCGAGGGTGGCCGTACGGTTCAGGCCACCGGCAACCAGGTGCCGCTGCTCCTGGCTGCTGCGAAGCTCGGTCAGCGGCTGGTGATCCGCGCCGCGCTGACCGACGCCCGCGGTCACGACGTACGCCTCTCGCCGCACACGACCATCGTCAACGGCGGTCCCGAACTGGTCCGCAACGGTCACCTGCACGCGACTCCGGCCGCCGACGGCATGGCGCCCGCCGACAACCCGAGCTTCTACTACGGCTGGGTCCACAAGCGGAACCCGCGCACCTTCGCCGGCGTGGACGCGTTCGGTCGCACCGTCATCATCACCGCCGACGGTCGTTCGGAAGCCAGCCTCGGCCTGGGCATCGCCGAAACGGCCGCCGTCGCCAAGTCCTTCGGCCTCCGCAACGCCATCAACCTCGACGGCGGCGGCTCCACCACTATGGTTGCCAACGGCAACGTCCTCAACTCGCCCTCCGACGCCACCGGCGAGCGCCCCGTAGGCGACGCCCTGATCATCACCCCGACCCGCTAGCAGCGTGACGACGACCGCCGACGGGAAGCCTCAGGTAGTTGTGTTCACGGGGCTTCCCGGGACGGGGAAGTCGACGATGGCTGAGCAGGTGGCGCGTGATCTCGCAGCGCCGGCGTTCGCGGGCGACTGGCTGTTGGGTGCTCTCAAGCCGCACGGTGTGCTGGCCGGCTTGGAGCGCCCGACGTTTCTCGCCATGTACTACGACCTGCTGGCCACGTTGATGACCAGGCAGCTGATGCTCGGTCAGTCCGCAGTACTGGACTGCCTGATCAACGACGAGATCGCCGAGCGCTGGAGCCAAGTTGCCCAGCAGTACGGCGCTCGGCTGCTTG
This region includes:
- a CDS encoding glycerophosphodiester phosphodiesterase, with protein sequence MIITGHRGALGTEPENTLRSFRRAVADGCDEIELDLRVSADGELVVIHDATVNRTTDGIGSVEELTLAQLRALDAGLGEVIPTWAETVAAVPIRFQAEIKAPAAVPLLVESLEADPDLAARTLITSSQSEVLLAVRRLRPTADTGLILGRTPPIPDVITLCQDAQATTALCGIKGLTPEGVATLHAHGLTVTAWPVPDPDTLTRAIALGVDGITTDHPDRLLAPTHT
- a CDS encoding Gfo/Idh/MocA family protein, which translates into the protein MSISIGVVGAGQFAPSFLRLWTAHPDVSSVRLTDVLPDRTAEMAAQQGIAVTYQSFEEMLESDVDAVAIFTQRWFHGEMAIRALEAGKHVYSTVPMAIEADQIARIIELVKETGLTYMMGETSYYYPSSVYCRDKLAKGEFGRVFYCEGDYVHDMDLGFYAAYQYSGGEDWKKTASFPPMLYPTHAVGNVLSVTGQHATHVSCIGVKDDRGDGVFDKEISQFDNDFSNATALFKLADGGIMRTNEMRRVGYPSHLRESRLRVFGTEGSFEQLATTTVWQTKEGVEDISALMETKPSSSLDDADLANVDPALRDAFRSGLSPVHDRSRLPAEYDGMHNGHEGSHHFLADDFVRAVADKTLPPVNAWVAARYTLPGIVAHQSALQGGVQLEIPDHGDAPA
- a CDS encoding arginase family protein produces the protein MTSTGLTTYVGPAGDHNDRAMAAVRIVGEAMARRLGAEPTVIGTPVPSDPQSWEIELERARGPLGELAARIDAVMADGLVPVSAITRCAVALATQPVVARHRPDAVVVWLDAHGDINVPGDTTTGFLGGMALSGPLGWWDSGLGAGVGHAVLVGSRDLDPSEAEHVRSGRVELVEVGPDLGDRLASVIAGRPVYFHLDCDVLEPGLVQTDYQVARGLSLEDLHACAEAAAQHEVIGVEVGEFEGDGRATADELIAALDPLFGS
- a CDS encoding phosphodiester glycosidase family protein, with product MTSRPAVRRSRRRLAAGVALSTSLAIGSALAGTASAQPPAGSPAIAVASVAQARLPLGPAGLPETRDSRVLQSGVTLTTIVRGQADPKSVWTVEVAIPSSSPDPDAPATAISDRATADAAAARLRAAGLEPRVEDVPTPRLADAGGNLLGYRVRLGSFATKAEAEVLRAKVVAAGLGGSSIFTGWDGEPDDVSGSTGPWHVQVLTIDPKKFRGGLDASYGIDIEARETTSTLAALTGATAATNAGFFVLDPKAGAPGDPAGVGVYDGRLVSEPTAGRPALVIHDNARGTAVERFRWHGEVRGIGQPLPLDGLDRVPGLIRNCGGTADDLPTSKPLHDVTCTDPDELIAFDSAYAASTPSGPGAEVVLDRHGMVTAIRTTTRGGAIPEGGRTVQATGNQVPLLLAAAKLGQRLVIRAALTDARGHDVRLSPHTTIVNGGPELVRNGHLHATPAADGMAPADNPSFYYGWVHKRNPRTFAGVDAFGRTVIITADGRSEASLGLGIAETAAVAKSFGLRNAINLDGGGSTTMVANGNVLNSPSDATGERPVGDALIITPTR
- a CDS encoding AAA family ATPase, translating into MFTGLPGTGKSTMAEQVARDLAAPAFAGDWLLGALKPHGVLAGLERPTFLAMYYDLLATLMTRQLMLGQSAVLDCLINDEIAERWSQVAQQYGARLLVIECSCTDEAEHRRRVETRQRNIPGWHEVDWAHVERMRREYPPLTFTHLTVDAIYSIADNHEKVHHYLTDPPMAAST